A portion of the Mytilus galloprovincialis chromosome 12, xbMytGall1.hap1.1, whole genome shotgun sequence genome contains these proteins:
- the LOC143054754 gene encoding diacylglycerol kinase theta-like isoform X2 translates to MDDSENMVRGQGGGITPDDPGHGHFFIKKTFHKPTYCHHCTDMLWGLIGQGFVCEVCNFVVHERCLKTVVSACSSIATNLIKNPVAHSWSEAGHFKRKFCNVCRRRLEDSQAIRCEICEYYAHEDCSDFSVSDCKECATYGPHKVNAVQYHHWREGNLPANSKCLACKKTCWSSECLSGMRCEWCGVTAHASCYRLLPTECNFGSLREIMLPPNCLTIPRMDVPMETVLGIKGRGDKRKRLHAEKINKILEPSNFEKLWESGAGFFSRLTKSESNISMLPSSNLKIQTIEERKKKRKRRKQKKTQTTRLEKCYSRCFIRRRTISEEWPSSGDTATTDDDERQGPTRSPKDKDSKDKEKDLETEIIRVFDGNSSMKRKLYRTISVPKNAPAQAILEAALKTFHISDDPKNYYVSEASEYGVYFAGEKELDKNSPIRDQLLSPDGKRPSIFLRYKERDPNKGVIKVYPGGVRGTSGYKNIEVTKDTTTEEVIQLALRKFGFSDDIHDNPENFSLIEVSLDKGVTERMLDMSEKPWQLMQESRKESLRQNRMTRFYLQQKEDPHGPRISLFVGNLPTGLAQRQYEKILLDVIGPGNKWQAVDVIYYEYGALVLVYTTSEKANAVFNSLQDAVFDDKQLLVLLLPNIQSQMIPDSTNPLLVFVNVKSGGCQGSELITSFRKLLNPHQVFNLENGGPLPGLYVFRNIPYYKILACGGDGTVGWVLSCLDNVGQDAVCQSPPLAIVPLGTGNDLARVLRWGPGYGGGEDPLNVLRDVIDADEIKLDRWTVIFHPNEKEQDETKIAIDHDTNCPNTNEDTTTIFVMNNYFGIGIDAEVCLDFHNAREGKPDKFNSRFHNKGVYVKIGLRKMINRRSLVRDLHRYIKVEVDGKPIDLPPVEGLIILNILSWGSGSNPWGPEREDQFAKPTHYDGMLEIVGVTGVVHMGQIHSGLRTGIRIAQGGHLRITLLSDLPVHVDGEPWIQPAGQVVVLRSALKATMLKKSKNKIKRRNTEPSIFFPDNEPLQLQSPSDETEPL, encoded by the exons ATGGATGATTCGGAAAACATGGTCCGCGGACAGGGTGGAGGAATTACCCCGGACGACCCCGGACACGGGCATTTTTTCATCAAGAAGACTTTTCACAAGCCCACTTATTGTCATCATTGTACCGATATGTTATGGGGGCTTATAGGGCAAGGATTCGTCTGTGAAG tttgtaaTTTTGTTGTCCATGAAAGATGTTTAAAAACAGTTGTCTCAGCTTGTTCTAGTATTGCTACTAATTTGATTAAG AATCCAGTAGCCCATAGTTGGTCAGAAGCAGgccattttaaaagaaaattttgtaatgttTGTCGTAGACGATTGGAGGATAGTCAAGCTATCCGATGTGAAA TTTGTGAATATTATGCACATGAAGACTGTTCCGATTTCTCTGTCAGTGATTGTAAAGAATGTGCAACTTATGGTCCACATAAG GTAAATGCTGTACAATATCACCACTGGAGAGAAGGGAACCTTCCAGCTAACTCAAAATGTCTGGCTTGTAAGAAGACTTGCTGGTCATCAGAATGTTTGTCAGGCATGCGATGTGAATGGTGTGGAGTTACG GCCCATGCTAGCTGCTATAGACTTCTCCCGACAGAATGTAACTTTGGGAGTCTAAGGGAGATAATGCTGCCACCGAATTGTTTAACCATTCCTCGTATGGATGTTCCCATGGAAACAGTTCTTGGAATCAAAGGAAGGGGAGACA AACGTAAACGGTTGCATgctgaaaaaataaacaagatattggAACCTTCAAATTTTGAGAAGCTATGGGAATCTGGGGCTGGTTTTTTCTCACGGTTAACAAAAAGCG AAAGCAACATATCTATGCTGCCCTCATctaatttgaaaattcaaacaatTGAAGAgagaaagaagaaaagaaaacgtagaaaacaaaagaaaacccAAACAACGCGTTTAGAAAAATGTTACAGTCGATGCTTCATTAGAA GAAGGACAATCTCCGAGGAATGGCCCTCTAGTGGTGACACAGCTACAACCGATGACGACGAGAGACAAGGTCCTACAAGATCACCAAAGGATAAAGATTCAAAAGATAAAGAAAAGGATTTAGAAA ctGAAATAATACGAGTTTTTGATGGTAATTCTTCCATGAAGAGGAAATTATACAGGACAATATCTGTACCTAAAAATGCTCCTGCTCAAGCTATTTTG GAAGCAGCTTTGAAAACATTCCACATATCAGATGACCCAAAGAATTACTATGTATCTGAGGCTTCTGAATATG GTGTCTATTTTGCAGGTGAAAAGGAGCTAGATAAAAACAGTCCAATCAGAGACCAACTTCTATCGCCAGACGGGAAGAGGCCTTCAATTTTCCTCCGTTACAAAGAAAGAGACCCCAATAAAGGTGTTATCAAGGTGTACCCAGGCGGTGTGAG AGGCACATCTGGGTACAAGAACATTGAAGTAACCAAAGATACCACTACAGAGGAAGTTATACAGCTAGCACTGAGGAAATTTGGATTCAGT GATGATATTCATGACAACCCAGAGAATTTCAGTTTAATAGAAGTATCACTAGATAAAGGAGTAACAGAAAGAATGTTAGACATGAGTGAAAAACCATGGCAACTGATGCAGGAAAGTCGAAAG GAATCTTTACGGCAGAACAGAATGACTCGATTTTACCTTCAACAAAAAGAAGATCCCCATGGACCAAGGATTTCTTTGTTTGTGGGAAACTTACCTACTGGTTTAGCACAACGCCAGTATGAAAAAATATTACTGGATGTAATTGGTCCAG GAAATAAGTGGCAAGCAGTAGATGTAATATATTATGAGTATGGTGCCCTGGTATTAGTGTATACCACTTCAGAGAAAGCTAACGCAGTTTTTAATTCTTTACAAGATGCTGTGTTTGACGACAAACAGTTACTTGTTTTGTTACTTCCAAACATTCAG TCACAGATGATTCCTGATAGCACCAACCCTTTGTTAGTTTTTGTAAATGTGAAAAGTGGTGGTTGCCAAGGAAGTGAGCTCATTACGTCCTTTCGCAAGCTTCTCAATCCTCATCaagtttttaatttagaaaatggtggtcCTTTACCAGG GTTGTATGTCTTTCGAAATATTCCTTATTACAAGATTTTAGCATGTGGTGGTGATGGGACAGTTGGCTGGGTTTTATCCTGTTTAGATAATGTTGGACAGGATGCAGTTTGCCAGTCGCCTCCCTTAGCTATTGTTCCACTGGGGACAG GTAATGATCTGGCACGTGTACTGAGATGGGGACCAGGTTATGGCGGTGGAGAAGATCCATTAAATGTGTTACGTGATGTGATAGATGCTGATGAAATCAAATTAGATCG GTGGACTGTGATTTTCCATCCAAATGAGAAAGAGCAAGACGAGACAAAAATAGCTATAGATCATGACACGAACTGTCCTAACACTAATGAGGACACCACAACCATATTTGtaatgaataattattttggaATCGGCATTGACGCTGAAGTTTGTTTGGACTTCCATAATGCAAGGGAAGGGAAACCAGATAAATTTAATAGTAG atttcaTAACAAAGGTGTATATGTTAAAATTGGTTTACGAAAAATGATAAATAGACGCTCCCTAGTACGAGATTTACATCGGTATATAAAGGTAGAAGTTGACGGAAAACCTATAGACCTGCCACCTGTAGAAGGacttattatattaaatatactcAG TTGGGGATCAGGATCCAATCCATGGGGGCCAGAAAGAGAGGACCAATTTGCCAAGCCTACACATTATGATGGCATGCTTGAAATTGTTGGAGTGACAGGCGTCGTCCATATGGGTCAGATACATAGTGGTTTACGCACTGGTATACGGATAGCCCAGGGAGGCCAT
- the LOC143054754 gene encoding diacylglycerol kinase theta-like isoform X4, which yields MDDSENMVRGQGGGITPDDPGHGHFFIKKTFHKPTYCHHCTDMLWGLIGQGFVCEVCNFVVHERCLKTVVSACSSIATNLIKNPVAHSWSEAGHFKRKFCNVCRRRLEDSQAIRCEICEYYAHEDCSDFSVSDCKECATYGPHKVNAVQYHHWREGNLPANSKCLACKKTCWSSECLSGMRCEWCGVTAHASCYRLLPTECNFGSLREIMLPPNCLTIPRMDVPMETVLGIKGRGDKRKRLHAEKINKILEPSNFEKLWESGAGFFSRLTKSVGRTISEEWPSSGDTATTDDDERQGPTRSPKDKDSKDKEKDLETEIIRVFDGNSSMKRKLYRTISVPKNAPAQAILEAALKTFHISDDPKNYYVSEASEYGVYFAGEKELDKNSPIRDQLLSPDGKRPSIFLRYKERDPNKGVIKVYPGGVRGTSGYKNIEVTKDTTTEEVIQLALRKFGFSDDIHDNPENFSLIEVSLDKGVTERMLDMSEKPWQLMQESRKESLRQNRMTRFYLQQKEDPHGPRISLFVGNLPTGLAQRQYEKILLDVIGPGNKWQAVDVIYYEYGALVLVYTTSEKANAVFNSLQDAVFDDKQLLVLLLPNIQSQMIPDSTNPLLVFVNVKSGGCQGSELITSFRKLLNPHQVFNLENGGPLPGLYVFRNIPYYKILACGGDGTVGWVLSCLDNVGQDAVCQSPPLAIVPLGTGNDLARVLRWGPGYGGGEDPLNVLRDVIDADEIKLDRWTVIFHPNEKEQDETKIAIDHDTNCPNTNEDTTTIFVMNNYFGIGIDAEVCLDFHNAREGKPDKFNSRFHNKGVYVKIGLRKMINRRSLVRDLHRYIKVEVDGKPIDLPPVEGLIILNILSWGSGSNPWGPEREDQFAKPTHYDGMLEIVGVTGVVHMGQIHSGLRTGIRIAQGGHLRITLLSDLPVHVDGEPWIQPAGQVVVLRSALKATMLKKSKNKIKRRNTEPSIFFPDNEPLQLQSPSDETEPL from the exons ATGGATGATTCGGAAAACATGGTCCGCGGACAGGGTGGAGGAATTACCCCGGACGACCCCGGACACGGGCATTTTTTCATCAAGAAGACTTTTCACAAGCCCACTTATTGTCATCATTGTACCGATATGTTATGGGGGCTTATAGGGCAAGGATTCGTCTGTGAAG tttgtaaTTTTGTTGTCCATGAAAGATGTTTAAAAACAGTTGTCTCAGCTTGTTCTAGTATTGCTACTAATTTGATTAAG AATCCAGTAGCCCATAGTTGGTCAGAAGCAGgccattttaaaagaaaattttgtaatgttTGTCGTAGACGATTGGAGGATAGTCAAGCTATCCGATGTGAAA TTTGTGAATATTATGCACATGAAGACTGTTCCGATTTCTCTGTCAGTGATTGTAAAGAATGTGCAACTTATGGTCCACATAAG GTAAATGCTGTACAATATCACCACTGGAGAGAAGGGAACCTTCCAGCTAACTCAAAATGTCTGGCTTGTAAGAAGACTTGCTGGTCATCAGAATGTTTGTCAGGCATGCGATGTGAATGGTGTGGAGTTACG GCCCATGCTAGCTGCTATAGACTTCTCCCGACAGAATGTAACTTTGGGAGTCTAAGGGAGATAATGCTGCCACCGAATTGTTTAACCATTCCTCGTATGGATGTTCCCATGGAAACAGTTCTTGGAATCAAAGGAAGGGGAGACA AACGTAAACGGTTGCATgctgaaaaaataaacaagatattggAACCTTCAAATTTTGAGAAGCTATGGGAATCTGGGGCTGGTTTTTTCTCACGGTTAACAAAAAGCG TAGGAAGGACAATCTCCGAGGAATGGCCCTCTAGTGGTGACACAGCTACAACCGATGACGACGAGAGACAAGGTCCTACAAGATCACCAAAGGATAAAGATTCAAAAGATAAAGAAAAGGATTTAGAAA ctGAAATAATACGAGTTTTTGATGGTAATTCTTCCATGAAGAGGAAATTATACAGGACAATATCTGTACCTAAAAATGCTCCTGCTCAAGCTATTTTG GAAGCAGCTTTGAAAACATTCCACATATCAGATGACCCAAAGAATTACTATGTATCTGAGGCTTCTGAATATG GTGTCTATTTTGCAGGTGAAAAGGAGCTAGATAAAAACAGTCCAATCAGAGACCAACTTCTATCGCCAGACGGGAAGAGGCCTTCAATTTTCCTCCGTTACAAAGAAAGAGACCCCAATAAAGGTGTTATCAAGGTGTACCCAGGCGGTGTGAG AGGCACATCTGGGTACAAGAACATTGAAGTAACCAAAGATACCACTACAGAGGAAGTTATACAGCTAGCACTGAGGAAATTTGGATTCAGT GATGATATTCATGACAACCCAGAGAATTTCAGTTTAATAGAAGTATCACTAGATAAAGGAGTAACAGAAAGAATGTTAGACATGAGTGAAAAACCATGGCAACTGATGCAGGAAAGTCGAAAG GAATCTTTACGGCAGAACAGAATGACTCGATTTTACCTTCAACAAAAAGAAGATCCCCATGGACCAAGGATTTCTTTGTTTGTGGGAAACTTACCTACTGGTTTAGCACAACGCCAGTATGAAAAAATATTACTGGATGTAATTGGTCCAG GAAATAAGTGGCAAGCAGTAGATGTAATATATTATGAGTATGGTGCCCTGGTATTAGTGTATACCACTTCAGAGAAAGCTAACGCAGTTTTTAATTCTTTACAAGATGCTGTGTTTGACGACAAACAGTTACTTGTTTTGTTACTTCCAAACATTCAG TCACAGATGATTCCTGATAGCACCAACCCTTTGTTAGTTTTTGTAAATGTGAAAAGTGGTGGTTGCCAAGGAAGTGAGCTCATTACGTCCTTTCGCAAGCTTCTCAATCCTCATCaagtttttaatttagaaaatggtggtcCTTTACCAGG GTTGTATGTCTTTCGAAATATTCCTTATTACAAGATTTTAGCATGTGGTGGTGATGGGACAGTTGGCTGGGTTTTATCCTGTTTAGATAATGTTGGACAGGATGCAGTTTGCCAGTCGCCTCCCTTAGCTATTGTTCCACTGGGGACAG GTAATGATCTGGCACGTGTACTGAGATGGGGACCAGGTTATGGCGGTGGAGAAGATCCATTAAATGTGTTACGTGATGTGATAGATGCTGATGAAATCAAATTAGATCG GTGGACTGTGATTTTCCATCCAAATGAGAAAGAGCAAGACGAGACAAAAATAGCTATAGATCATGACACGAACTGTCCTAACACTAATGAGGACACCACAACCATATTTGtaatgaataattattttggaATCGGCATTGACGCTGAAGTTTGTTTGGACTTCCATAATGCAAGGGAAGGGAAACCAGATAAATTTAATAGTAG atttcaTAACAAAGGTGTATATGTTAAAATTGGTTTACGAAAAATGATAAATAGACGCTCCCTAGTACGAGATTTACATCGGTATATAAAGGTAGAAGTTGACGGAAAACCTATAGACCTGCCACCTGTAGAAGGacttattatattaaatatactcAG TTGGGGATCAGGATCCAATCCATGGGGGCCAGAAAGAGAGGACCAATTTGCCAAGCCTACACATTATGATGGCATGCTTGAAATTGTTGGAGTGACAGGCGTCGTCCATATGGGTCAGATACATAGTGGTTTACGCACTGGTATACGGATAGCCCAGGGAGGCCAT
- the LOC143054754 gene encoding diacylglycerol kinase theta-like isoform X3, translated as MDDSENMVRGQGGGITPDDPGHGHFFIKKTFHKPTYCHHCTDMLWGLIGQGFVCEVCNFVVHERCLKTVVSACSSIATNLIKNPVAHSWSEAGHFKRKFCNVCRRRLEDSQAIRCEICEYYAHEDCSDFSVSDCKECATYGPHKVNAVQYHHWREGNLPANSKCLACKKTCWSSECLSGMRCEWCGVTAHASCYRLLPTECNFGSLREIMLPPNCLTIPRMDVPMETVLGIKGRGDKRKRLHAEKINKILEPSNFEKLWESGAGFFSRLTKSESNISMLPSSNLKIQTIEERKKKRKRRKQKKTQTTRLEKCYSRCFIRIGRTISEEWPSSGDTATTDDDERQGPTRSPKDKDSKDKEKDLETEIIRVFDGNSSMKRKLYRTISVPKNAPAQAILEAALKTFHISDDPKNYYVSEASEYGEKELDKNSPIRDQLLSPDGKRPSIFLRYKERDPNKGVIKVYPGGVRGTSGYKNIEVTKDTTTEEVIQLALRKFGFSDDIHDNPENFSLIEVSLDKGVTERMLDMSEKPWQLMQESRKESLRQNRMTRFYLQQKEDPHGPRISLFVGNLPTGLAQRQYEKILLDVIGPGNKWQAVDVIYYEYGALVLVYTTSEKANAVFNSLQDAVFDDKQLLVLLLPNIQSQMIPDSTNPLLVFVNVKSGGCQGSELITSFRKLLNPHQVFNLENGGPLPGLYVFRNIPYYKILACGGDGTVGWVLSCLDNVGQDAVCQSPPLAIVPLGTGNDLARVLRWGPGYGGGEDPLNVLRDVIDADEIKLDRWTVIFHPNEKEQDETKIAIDHDTNCPNTNEDTTTIFVMNNYFGIGIDAEVCLDFHNAREGKPDKFNSRFHNKGVYVKIGLRKMINRRSLVRDLHRYIKVEVDGKPIDLPPVEGLIILNILSWGSGSNPWGPEREDQFAKPTHYDGMLEIVGVTGVVHMGQIHSGLRTGIRIAQGGHLRITLLSDLPVHVDGEPWIQPAGQVVVLRSALKATMLKKSKNKIKRRNTEPSIFFPDNEPLQLQSPSDETEPL; from the exons ATGGATGATTCGGAAAACATGGTCCGCGGACAGGGTGGAGGAATTACCCCGGACGACCCCGGACACGGGCATTTTTTCATCAAGAAGACTTTTCACAAGCCCACTTATTGTCATCATTGTACCGATATGTTATGGGGGCTTATAGGGCAAGGATTCGTCTGTGAAG tttgtaaTTTTGTTGTCCATGAAAGATGTTTAAAAACAGTTGTCTCAGCTTGTTCTAGTATTGCTACTAATTTGATTAAG AATCCAGTAGCCCATAGTTGGTCAGAAGCAGgccattttaaaagaaaattttgtaatgttTGTCGTAGACGATTGGAGGATAGTCAAGCTATCCGATGTGAAA TTTGTGAATATTATGCACATGAAGACTGTTCCGATTTCTCTGTCAGTGATTGTAAAGAATGTGCAACTTATGGTCCACATAAG GTAAATGCTGTACAATATCACCACTGGAGAGAAGGGAACCTTCCAGCTAACTCAAAATGTCTGGCTTGTAAGAAGACTTGCTGGTCATCAGAATGTTTGTCAGGCATGCGATGTGAATGGTGTGGAGTTACG GCCCATGCTAGCTGCTATAGACTTCTCCCGACAGAATGTAACTTTGGGAGTCTAAGGGAGATAATGCTGCCACCGAATTGTTTAACCATTCCTCGTATGGATGTTCCCATGGAAACAGTTCTTGGAATCAAAGGAAGGGGAGACA AACGTAAACGGTTGCATgctgaaaaaataaacaagatattggAACCTTCAAATTTTGAGAAGCTATGGGAATCTGGGGCTGGTTTTTTCTCACGGTTAACAAAAAGCG AAAGCAACATATCTATGCTGCCCTCATctaatttgaaaattcaaacaatTGAAGAgagaaagaagaaaagaaaacgtagaaaacaaaagaaaacccAAACAACGCGTTTAGAAAAATGTTACAGTCGATGCTTCATTAGAA TAGGAAGGACAATCTCCGAGGAATGGCCCTCTAGTGGTGACACAGCTACAACCGATGACGACGAGAGACAAGGTCCTACAAGATCACCAAAGGATAAAGATTCAAAAGATAAAGAAAAGGATTTAGAAA ctGAAATAATACGAGTTTTTGATGGTAATTCTTCCATGAAGAGGAAATTATACAGGACAATATCTGTACCTAAAAATGCTCCTGCTCAAGCTATTTTG GAAGCAGCTTTGAAAACATTCCACATATCAGATGACCCAAAGAATTACTATGTATCTGAGGCTTCTGAATATG GTGAAAAGGAGCTAGATAAAAACAGTCCAATCAGAGACCAACTTCTATCGCCAGACGGGAAGAGGCCTTCAATTTTCCTCCGTTACAAAGAAAGAGACCCCAATAAAGGTGTTATCAAGGTGTACCCAGGCGGTGTGAG AGGCACATCTGGGTACAAGAACATTGAAGTAACCAAAGATACCACTACAGAGGAAGTTATACAGCTAGCACTGAGGAAATTTGGATTCAGT GATGATATTCATGACAACCCAGAGAATTTCAGTTTAATAGAAGTATCACTAGATAAAGGAGTAACAGAAAGAATGTTAGACATGAGTGAAAAACCATGGCAACTGATGCAGGAAAGTCGAAAG GAATCTTTACGGCAGAACAGAATGACTCGATTTTACCTTCAACAAAAAGAAGATCCCCATGGACCAAGGATTTCTTTGTTTGTGGGAAACTTACCTACTGGTTTAGCACAACGCCAGTATGAAAAAATATTACTGGATGTAATTGGTCCAG GAAATAAGTGGCAAGCAGTAGATGTAATATATTATGAGTATGGTGCCCTGGTATTAGTGTATACCACTTCAGAGAAAGCTAACGCAGTTTTTAATTCTTTACAAGATGCTGTGTTTGACGACAAACAGTTACTTGTTTTGTTACTTCCAAACATTCAG TCACAGATGATTCCTGATAGCACCAACCCTTTGTTAGTTTTTGTAAATGTGAAAAGTGGTGGTTGCCAAGGAAGTGAGCTCATTACGTCCTTTCGCAAGCTTCTCAATCCTCATCaagtttttaatttagaaaatggtggtcCTTTACCAGG GTTGTATGTCTTTCGAAATATTCCTTATTACAAGATTTTAGCATGTGGTGGTGATGGGACAGTTGGCTGGGTTTTATCCTGTTTAGATAATGTTGGACAGGATGCAGTTTGCCAGTCGCCTCCCTTAGCTATTGTTCCACTGGGGACAG GTAATGATCTGGCACGTGTACTGAGATGGGGACCAGGTTATGGCGGTGGAGAAGATCCATTAAATGTGTTACGTGATGTGATAGATGCTGATGAAATCAAATTAGATCG GTGGACTGTGATTTTCCATCCAAATGAGAAAGAGCAAGACGAGACAAAAATAGCTATAGATCATGACACGAACTGTCCTAACACTAATGAGGACACCACAACCATATTTGtaatgaataattattttggaATCGGCATTGACGCTGAAGTTTGTTTGGACTTCCATAATGCAAGGGAAGGGAAACCAGATAAATTTAATAGTAG atttcaTAACAAAGGTGTATATGTTAAAATTGGTTTACGAAAAATGATAAATAGACGCTCCCTAGTACGAGATTTACATCGGTATATAAAGGTAGAAGTTGACGGAAAACCTATAGACCTGCCACCTGTAGAAGGacttattatattaaatatactcAG TTGGGGATCAGGATCCAATCCATGGGGGCCAGAAAGAGAGGACCAATTTGCCAAGCCTACACATTATGATGGCATGCTTGAAATTGTTGGAGTGACAGGCGTCGTCCATATGGGTCAGATACATAGTGGTTTACGCACTGGTATACGGATAGCCCAGGGAGGCCAT